From Topomyia yanbarensis strain Yona2022 chromosome 1, ASM3024719v1, whole genome shotgun sequence, one genomic window encodes:
- the LOC131675885 gene encoding DEAD-box helicase Dbp80-like, translating to MAKFCPEIKLPYAVRGEETVKGAKLTNHIIGTPGKLIDWGIKRALWSVFFLATYEREVMEFAEYIVPNPIVIRQARQQESLDNIKQYYVKFRNQDEKLCDYRRTSDHFLSYDVRKTTGWLTGRMSQDGHWVAVLSGDLTVEQRLERTFCPGKTKKEIFEPTRALIAKVYGLLPYNSDERKLEVQIKERLALTNKSGKSAWPL from the exons ATGGCAAAGTTTTGTCCGGAAATCAAACTTCCTTACGCCGTTCGCGGTGAGGAGAccgtcaaaggggcgaagctGACTAATCATATCATCGGAACACCCGGCAAGCTAATTGACTGGGGTATAAA GCGGGCGTTATGGTCGGTGTTCTTCTTGGCCACGTACGAGCGCGAGGTGATGGAGTTTGCCGAGTACATCGTACCCAATCCGATCGTCATTCGGCAGGCGCGGCAGCAAGAATCACTCGATAACATCAAACAGTACTACGTCAAGTTCCGCAACCAGGACGAGAAATTGTGTGATTACCGTCGGACAAGCGATCATTTTCTGTCATATGAT GTACGCAAAACGACCGGTTGGTTGACCGGCAGGATGTCCCAGGATGGTCACTGGGTAGCGGTACTGTCCGGTGATCTAACGGTGGAGCAACGGTTGGAACGAACGTTTTGTCCAGGG AAAACAAAGAAGGAAATCTTTGAACCGACCAGAGCACTGATTGCGAAAGTGTACGGTTTGCTACCCTACAACAGTGACGAGCGGAAGCTGGAGGTGCAAATCAAGGAACGGCTGGCTCTGACAAACAAATCTGGAAAATCGGCATGGCCACTCTAG